A window from Limnochordia bacterium encodes these proteins:
- the greA gene encoding transcription elongation factor GreA, which yields MAEKEVLLTREGLEKLEGELDYLIRVRRREVAERIKEALGFGDISENSEYDAAKDEQAQVEARISKIRGILRNAVLINNDEDDDTEEVKVGYTVVVKELGTGKEWRYKVVGSAEADPSNHRISNESPVGRALLGKTIGDQVAVTVPAGVLHFEILDINK from the coding sequence ATGGCTGAAAAGGAAGTTCTCCTGACACGGGAAGGTTTGGAAAAGTTGGAAGGGGAGTTGGATTATCTCATACGAGTAAGACGTCGCGAGGTAGCCGAACGGATCAAAGAAGCACTGGGATTTGGGGATATCAGTGAGAATTCGGAATATGATGCGGCCAAGGATGAACAGGCCCAGGTAGAGGCCAGAATCTCTAAGATTCGTGGTATTCTGCGCAATGCAGTACTCATCAACAACGACGAAGATGATGATACTGAGGAAGTAAAGGTAGGCTATACGGTTGTAGTCAAGGAGCTAGGCACCGGGAAAGAGTGGAGGTACAAGGTCGTGGGTTCAGCAGAGGCGGATCCATCGAATCATCGTATTTCCAATGAATCCCCTGTAGGCCGTGCTTTGCTTGGGAAAACCATTGGAGACCAGGTGGCGGTAACAGTGCCAGCTGGTGTTTTGCATTTCGAGATTCTGG